A window of Glycine soja cultivar W05 chromosome 13, ASM419377v2, whole genome shotgun sequence genomic DNA:
ACTTCCCTTCTCACTTTTTATCCCTAGTCTACGCCACACTAACACACTCCCTCCTCTCCCTCTAGTATAATTCTTTTCAACGACAACAAGGACGCAATCCCTTCAACCATACCTTCCTAATCCACTTCACTGTCAGTGCGCTCACACGCGCGCCTAGCGGCTGAGAAGAAACCAATCTTTATTAACTTCGATGTGAACCACAACAACATGATCTCGACTTTGGAGCTTGGAATGAGTTATAATACTTCAACTCTAACTTTGATGAGTTTTGACATATACTAGAGGATGAATTCTCGTTAAACTCACCACTGTCGAGCCTCAACTCATTTTGTTCTCCTATAATGCCTACCTAGAAAGTTCGAAGTCAAGAAGCAAATTTCTCCCACGTCCTATTATTTTTGTTCGTGAATAACATGTTCAACTTCTTTGCATTTGGGCGGATGCTTATGACCCAAGTACCTCCTGCAgcacatatataaaatatacttaaCTCGACCTTATCAGCATAATAAAGAATTTAAGAACGACACTGAAGAAGAAGCTTATACGCAAACAAATTATGTCAATGTTACAGTATCCTTTGGCCGGATGTTGTTTATTTGAAAGAATTCAATTTTGTGCAGTGGTTATTCTTTGGGTAAACTAATTTGGTAGAGACGTTATTTGATTCAATCGGGTTTTAGAGTTTGATTTGTGTCACGGTGCAAGGTTAAGAATGGAGTGTttggaagagaaaaaatgaGGGGAGTGTGTTTTTTGGAGGACTTATGTGGGAGGtggagagtttttttttttctctccagaAAATAGTTAAATCGGGGGAGTGTGTTTTGCATGGTAATTTGGGTAAAAATTGATAAAAGGGAGTGTATTAGTATAAAGGAAGAGTTTGTATAGAAACTTCCCTATTTTCCCCGCTCATAGAAGGTTTGATTAAACAAAACTAATTCGTAATTAAATTGACCCAACCCaacctaaaaacaaaaataaggtgACGTCATGGGTCAAGCCATTTCGGTCCAAAATTCACAACTCTACCCAAAGTTCATTCATTAGATTCTAAGTTGTAGATATTAGAGTTTTTGAAGCTTAGCCATTTCATATGGGAACCAATTTGGAGGCATTTGCTGACAAAAAAGTGataacacacacatacacaattCATATGTGTCTGTTTTTATATACGTAGACACTGAACGGGGTTTAAGGCCAACACTAAATTTCAATGATAAGGCTTTTACTTTATGTACCGTCAAAAAGCCCGAATGGACACAAATGCCCCTCAACAGGCACCCTGCACCACCACTAACTCCCTCCCCTCCGACCTGTCGTCGTTCCCGCCATCAACAAACACTTCTCATCAAAACTATTTCTAGTGTTGTTAGACCACTTAGCCTCCATCTCGTCACCGTGAACACCCCCCCGCACAAACACACTCCAAGCGTACATTGATGCAGCATAGCAAAACCTGATGATTGGTCACTTCCATTGCCTACACATCAACACTGCAACTCAGCAAGAGTTGGTGGAGCCCCAACTCCAATGATATCACTTTCCATCTCATTGACCATAATGGTGTCAGGCTCTAATCCTACTGCAAAGAGCTCATCACAAATGACATGATGGGGATGACATTACCGAAGAGGAAGGGAGACTAAATGGTGAAGTTGTGGTGGCCTTGGTAGGTGTTAGGGAGGGTGGTGGCGAGGAAGATCTGTTGGCTTCCGTAGGAGGTGTTAGAGGAAAGGGAATTTCAGCTTCCTGGGATCGATGTGTGGGTGTCACAAGACTGAGTGACCAGGGTAAAGGGAAAAGTcataaggaaagaaagttccacACCTAATTTCAGAATAACTATTTCGGAATATGAAAGTTATATTTCGGAATACCTATTCTAAAATATGATTGTTCACATTTCGGAATAGCTATTCTGGAATGACGGTTCCGTAATAAGAAAATGAGGGTATCATGGCTCTCCTTGCACTTCAACAGGATTTTTTACCAAGTGTTGAGGAATGGGGAGTGATGGCGCACAACAAAGAGGAAGGTGAAAAGGGTTGTCACTGTCACAATGGAGTGCGCATTAGAGTTCAGTGGGGAGTGGGGTGCTGGGTAACAAGAAGGGAATTATTGTCCTCTAAGGGAtgcaagaagcaaaaggggGGGTTGCAGGAAGCAATTGGTCAATCATAATGCGAGGGAAAGCAACCCAACTACAATCCTCCCGTAAAATAAAAACTGACATTTGCACTTCCATTTCCCTCTCTAAAGACATGCTTCATGAGGACTACCCAATTATACCGTAAAAGAAGTTTGAGGGTTCAATTTAAAACAGTTGTAAGTAATGAAGCAAACCCACCAAATCCTGTTTTATCAATGTACAAATGAGAAATTATTAggtaatttgaaattataacaCGTTGATAGTACCAATCAATTTTTACGTGatatatattacaaattttcaatctacgaaaaataattaataatacttaattattGACATATAAATATTAGTAACGACTATAATAATCTTAAATCATCTAATAATTTATCAAGACAAACACCAAGGTTACACACAAAACTCTAATCTCTTGGCAATAGACACACCACAGGCAGCATAACCTTATGAACCACGGTCTAAGCCATCAACATTATGCTTCGAATAACCATGAGAAGAAATGCCCTACTAATAAGAGAATCCACACTAAAAGTGTACCCTTGGAGGCAACTAGAAGTAACAAGGTTTCTACATACCAATTTAGTATAACGAGTTGCTGTTTAGCATTAGAAGAAATAATACTAGAAAAATAACTCAAGCAACCTTACTTTAACATAAATCCTCCAATAGAAGAATACTTCTTCGGGGCGAACATCATTTGCAAAATAACTAGGTGCTTTTCCAAATGCATACGTGCATGACTGTTAAAGAAGCCTTTTTTTTGGAGGACTTCACAACGCTAAACACCATGATAAGCAAAGAGAGAAACATTCATGTTCTCCTGCTATAAGGAAACATCATTATTATTACTGCAAGCATGCTGAACTAGAGGTCCAAAACTAGGAATAAAAGGGTCCCTTCCAAAACCCAATATAGCGCTCACTACCAACCATGAAATACCATCGACTACATTCTTTCTATATTGAGTAGCCTATTTCACCGAAAGAGATAGAATAGAACACAAGatcaaccattttttttttcctagaatCCCACCATCAATGTTTCAATCTCAAaggtcattttattttatcataggTTTTAGCTATTGTGATTACCTTAAGAATGTGAGAAGGATACTACTCTTCAATcctcttataaataaataaatccatAATTAACAAAGAGGTTATAATTTctgtctttcattttattttcaatattttgttaaGAAACGTTGAATAAAATGGTTGtacatttttacaaaattctttatataatattaatagatcGGTACTTcacaaatcataattattaactAAAGCATGATAATAGAGCAAACCAAACCTTCTCTAAATATGCGACAACGTCAATACAAGGTTAAAATTTTGACAAACTTTTAATTGAGCTACATTTCACTGTTTTAAAAGTAGCATTTGCATTGTGCAATACAAACAACAGAAGAAATATTTCCCCATTCATCTTCAACTGGAGGGGCCTTAATCGAAGACCACAAATATTCATACAAAGGTTGTTAGGCCTAAACAATCGCTCTCCCTCATTCTATATATGTCAATTAGCCCATGGCATATTTCTGGGTCCAGCTTCTTGCATTTGACTCGTACTTGTTCCTATCTGTCTTGTACATGTGTGCAATTTCAGGGACCAAAGGATCATCAGGATTTGGATCCGTCAATAGGGAACAAATTGAGAGCAACACCTATTTATGCCAAAGACATGTATAAACAAAGTAAGCAATGATGCCAAAATACATGTTTTAACGAAGATATTTTGGACTCAACTAAACCCCCTGCATGGGATTAGTTCAAAATTGATCACATCAATACGAACTTCATGCAAATCAGCCAGTACAACTTCAACAATGAAAACAACCAAGCTTTATATATAGACACAAGAACATTATATATAGACTAATACTAGTGTTGGGAAACCTGCACTGGATTGACAAATTGAACCAGTTTGTCCATGCACCATGTCACCTGCTAGACAGGTCAAGATATTCTAGCTACCAGTCAAACAAGGGCTGCCTTGGTTCAACCGGTTTTAATCAAAGGTGATCTGACTAATCTCATAAGGAGTCAAACTCAGGATCTGAAGGCAGGTCCTCTAACAAGTCCAGCTTGACCACCGTGCCACCTCAATTTTTGGTGTGTTTAcctattttgtataaatttgatttcttctggttgttaaattttaaaaatctcttAAATAATGTTAATGGTTAAACTATATAACATTATAATATTTCATCAATGTATtaatatctataatttttttaagagatattttaatatctattaaatttattaattgatattaaaaagtatatatttaacTATCACTAACTCTATCATGGTTAGACTAATATGATACATACTTGTGTTATAGCCTTTTAAAACTTAAAGATCCAGTCTACCTTTTCAAGAAGTGACTAATTAGTTGAACTAATCATGTAATTCAACAAAGTTCAGTGACCAAGTTTAATATCAGTGACTAGTCATGGTGATGAATACAATGTTTGGTAAATACCATTTGACAGAGTCTAAGGAACTGCTACATCTTAGTTCAAACTTCAGAGATAGATGGCActttaaagaataatattttaagaaacaaaGGCTAGTCTAACTATCTGAGAAATGAACAAACCTTGGAAATGGTTAGAGCAGGGCTCCACTGCTCCTTCAATATATCAAGGCAAATGCTTCCATTGCTATTTATATTTGGGTGGAAAACCTTTGTCCTGAATGCAACCTGAAAGATCCATCACCTTACGTAAGTACACACCCGAGAACAGTTGAGAGTTATATAGTGCTCATGACAGCATACTACATATACATGTTCAAATATACAAAATGATTTCGGTACTAATTAAACTTTTCAATAGACCCACACACTTATAGTACTAAACCTTTTCTCTTCATAAAGAAAAAAGCCATGcctaaatttttatcattttttggaAATGGGAGTTTTAAAAGACAATCAATTCCAACAAACTAAGGGAAAATGCACTACAacaaaataaacttataaagAAATGAAGATAGTTAAGGTATTAATTGCTACATTAATAGACACCTAATCGATATACAGACCTTGGGTGGCTTAAAGGGATAATCTGGAGGGAAATGAATGGTCACTAGGAAAACACCTCCTGCATAGGGACTGTCTGGAGGACCCATAATTGTAGCTTGCCAATGGAACATATCTTCAGCAACAACAGGACCTGCAATGTTTTGAAAcaaacaacaaagcatgacataagcacaaattttcttttataaatgcaGACATAAATAGGGTGTATAAATTCCTAAAATGATAGTGCAACATATTGTCCCATCATGTTAATTAGTAAATTGTCACTTTTGAGAAATGAATAGGTGAAAATATTAGTTTCTAACAATTTTATGCAACTTTTAACATCCAAACACTAGAATAGTACTATTAATCTTGCTCTTAAGTACCAATATCAGATAAATTAGTTTAATCCTCTTCAACCAACATACAAAACATACAACAGGGTTCCCAGAAATAAATTAGTCAGAGATCCAAAGTAGGAAACAAGAGTGAGAACAGACAACACTTAAAATACGACAAAACTTAAATCAAGTTATGCATATCCTTACCATCAAGCTCTcaaacaaaacaataacatgTGGATACTTGGGGTATTTAGGAGTAATGTTttagagcaaaggagaaaggagaacagtttttttatgtttaaattaagatttatataatgttcataaaaataaacaaaagattagAACAATAACgtcaatctataattttatttcttttgttttataattattaaattaaagaaaatttattagaaaatgaaaactttACCCTCTGTTCCCTTTTTCtccaaaaaatataatgttgGAAAGTAAAATCCTCGTgtcattatttgatttgagaacTTAATGACAAACATAAAAAGAACATAaccatgttttttttccttaaaatacCCACCATCACATATAAAGGTTTGGGCCACACTCCAACAATAGTATATAAATTTACAACTACAGCAGCTGCAACTTCCATTATTGCATAATCTTGTCATAAAATAGATAGAGAAGCCACCAGATGCATGGCCAGGAAACAAAACATTGAATCATGAATACACTTAGAAACATGCATAAGGAGAGGTTGAGGAATATGTATCTATTCCCACCTTAAAacaattgaaacaaaatatgCTTAGAATTGCACATTTCCCTAAACATTTTTTGtccatagaaaataaaattcaatattccACAAAAAACCCACAATTATTTCTCCTTCAGAATCATGACGTCGCAAAGAATTTGCAGCTCAGGCAAGCCTCATGAAATCACTACAACACAGAATCAAACAAGCACTGTTCTAATCTACAAACGACATCCGGCACAACCGATCGAAACAAATCTCAACCAAAACCGTAGAAACAAAATTCACAAAAAGATGcacaacaaaatagaaaaaaaaaaattataccggCACTGCAAGATGTTGGAGGATCCTTCTGCAAATCCTTAAGCTCCTTCAAAATTCGCTTCGACGCCATAGCGAAAACCTAACAACAGAGATCGAAACCACAACTCGGCTCAGATCAAAACGCAAAACACGAACATATCCAAAACGCGCGTATGCTAAGAACATATATcatcatataatataaataataaataaatatttgcatACCTAGAGAAAACGCAAGAGAGATCCTCCTTTGAATTTGCGACGAAGAACACgaacgagagagagagagagaaaaggcaAAGGTGCGAGCgagaaatgaagaaggaaaacaagtttttatatgaataataaatGGCGTGTGGGGCTTCAGAATCGATTCCCTCCTCTGTTATTGGGTTTGCGTTATTCTTCTATAGTTGGTGATATTATAACTGCCATTATTTtgtgtaattatttatttattggttcCAAGAATGACTCATCAGATAGGGAAGGTCCACCGCGAAGCCAACCGGATATGAGAATAACTTAAATTAGATTTTagcaaatttatttattcaaatttaaattattttattacatgtGGTTAGAAAAACTagaacaattaattaaataatttaggaaagcgatttataattttttttaatttcttaaaatttactgtaagtgtttaattaaatttatcagtCTTAAGTCAAGAGAGAATGTGTTGCaggatttaaatttaatgaaatatatttacgGGAAAACCTAAATTTTATTTGTGTGAAATGTAGGATGGCATTGGAtgggatctttttttttttttgagaatagACTTTGCATTCAAGGAAACATGGGCAGAGCCCTTACATCATCCAAAGTCGAAGATTGGATTTATGAAGGGGCTTCCTTTATCCAGTAAGCTTCCTTAACTACAAAAGTTATTCGAGTAAGCTGATAAGCAACTCTATTTGTGGATCTATGAGAGTAAGAAAGTGATCTAACTATAGCAGGACATGATAACAAAACACAATCCTGAATTAACTCACCAAAATAAGAAAGTTTTCTTTGTGCCTAGCTATCCATTATTGTACAACTCTTTGGCTGTCATTTTCAAAAAGAATGTTGGTTAGACAGAGATGAGTTGTTGTTTTTATGGTCCATTAAAAAGCAACTGCTTCAGCAATGTGGGACTCATATACAAAGGAAATAAGGAGAGAAGTCGTTGCTAGAACTCCCCCTGGTGGTCTCTATAAACAACTCCAATACCTAGACCTTTATCCTGCACAACAGAAGCATCAAAATTCTCCTTGATGCAGTACATCTGCGGTTTTTTCCATCGGAGGTTGCAGGCCTCAGAAGGTAGAGGTTGAGACATGGTAGGTAGTGCTAGAGCCTAGGCTTTTGCCAACAAAACAGGAAGgggaattttgaatttttgaaaaaccCACTGGTTCCTAGCATACCAAAGTGTCCACAACAATTCACAAATTCTGCTTAGAAAATCCCAATCACCAATATTCAGCCATGAGTAGAACAAGTCCAAAAACGATGAGTCTTCATTCACCTACTATCTCTCACTATAGATGAGGCTAGCCAAACTTGTTTTTACCTCGATACAGTAAAGGATGACATGGCTAACGGTTTCTTCTCATTCCCTGCACCTTGGACACATTGTATCAACATTCAACCCCATAGCAGCCAAGTTTTTCATCACGGGGAGGATGTTTCTACACGCTCTTCAGGCCAAGCTGTTAGGAACTAGCTTGATCTTCCAAAACTTCTTCCAGTAGTCCCCCGAAATAAGGCTAGAAGAAGGGATGTGAGGGCCACTGGGGTGTGTAGCTTGGAAATAGCTTGTTTTGATAGAGAAAGCTTCATCTGCAGAGTGTTTCCAAATCAAGCGATCAAGGTAGTGAGCACTTTGAAGAGGGACgctgaggattctttttttaaCTAGTTGGGGAACACAAAATTGATAACTTGGATGTCCCATCTCCTTCTATCATGGTCTATAAGATCATAAACCAGAAGAAAaggatcaaattttttattagaatgcAATTGAAATTTGGCTTTGTCATTGTTTAGGATCCAACTATCACTCCATACACAGACCGAATCCCCATTACCAATTCTCCACACAACACCATTGTCAATAAGGTCTTTGGAAGAAAAGATGTTGCTCCATGTGTAGCTGGGCCTGTGAGCCTTTTGGGCATCCAAAGGAGAACCCCAGGGAAAGTATCTTGCTCTCAAAACTTGAGTAGCTAGGCTCTCTTCATTGGTAATAAGTCTCCACATTTGCTTGGCCAACAATGACTTGTTGAACTTCTTCATTCGTCTAAAGCCTAGCCCTCCCAACGATTTAGGCTCACAGATGCAGTCCTAACTCATCTTGTGTAATTCCCTAGCATCTGATTCTCCACCCTAAAAGAACTTCGCCATCAAACTCTCTAATTGCCTACACAAAGAATTTTGAAGTCTAAAACAGCTCATCACATACGTTGGGAATGCTTGGACAACTTATTTGATTAAGGCTTCCCTCCCTACTCTAGATAAAACCCTCTATTTCCACCCTTTAAGCTTTTTCCACACCCTCTCCCAGAAAAATTGGAAAACTTGAGATTTCGATCTTCCAATAAGAGCCGAGAGACCCAGGTACTGTCCATGATATCTAGCAACCTTgatcttcaacaacatttctaGATCATCAATTCTTTGTGTTGATACAGTTTGGCTAAAGGAGATATATGATTTCTGCATGTTAATTCTCTATCTTGATGCTATCTCATAGGCCTCAATGATGGCCAAGATCTAAAGAGTTTCTTGGTGAGAGGTGCgagcaaaaataataatgtcattgacaaaaataaatgagagTCAAAGGGGGACTTTGGATAAACCTTAATACCATGTAACATGTTGTTTTCCATAGATTTGGAAATGAGGACGAGAATGCTTCTAGGCACAAAATAATCAAGTAAGGAGACAGAGGGTTTCCTTACCTCAAACTATGATGCGATTTGAACTCCTTACTGGGGAAGCCGTTTACCAAGACAGCAAAAGATACTTAAGAGATACACCTTAAGATCAAGTCACATCACTTTAGAGGGAACCCCATTTTGGTGAGAATTTTTCCAAGAACAACCACTCAACTCTATGAGACGCCTTGGACATGTCGAGTATGAGGGCCATGGATCCCTTCTTTCCAGCCTATTTGTGATTCATGTAATGGAAACCTTCAAAAGAAACCAACGCATTGTTCATGATAAGATGACCTGGGACAAAGGCACTTTGTTGATCCAAAACAATGTTCAGTAAAATCAATTCGAGACAATTTGTAGTAGTTTTTGTAATAATCTTACATTACATAAACTAATTGGCCAATACTCACTAGGATGGGTTGGAGACTTTATCTTGGGTATCAACGCAATGTATGCCTTGTTGAGCTTAGTTGGATCTACCTCATGGTTGAGAATATTTAGCTAGTAACATCACTCCCAACTTAGCTCCAAAATTTCTGAAAGAAGAGGGTCAGGGTGCAGTCGAGACCTTGGGACTTTCAAGGGTGCATTTTGTGTAGAGTCGCTTCCACCTCTTCCATAGTAAAATCACTATCCAGAATCTGTTTCGatttgttggacaagtgacctcaataacttaagagaggGGGGggaggggtgaattaagtcttaaaAAATTTCCCGACTACCAACTTTTTAATCCTCTTTTAAATGATATGTGATAGATttagaatgtagaagaagaagcaacaatcaatttaacaatgtccCTTAAATGTGCAAGACAAAGTAAGTTGCAATAAATAaacgagataagggaagagagaattacaaactcgatttatactggttcagccacttctcatgcctacgtccagtcctcaagtaactcacttgagattttccactatccttgtaaatcctttacaatctttgaacacaccttgggatccctcacccttgtgttcgaGTTTCTCACATgccaagagacaaacaatctcttattacaactgagttttatgaataaaatgatttctctcttttagaccAGATGGTACAACTTGAAGttcctagaagaattctcaataattTGCAAGAGTTTGGCCAAAATTATTTAGAGAGATTTTGACAGTTAAGTTCTCTGagaattcttttcttttcgaaGTAaggacacatatatataggcccattgtgcCTATTCAAAACAGTtagaagagat
This region includes:
- the LOC114380847 gene encoding ubiquitin-conjugating enzyme E2 10-like; protein product: MASKRILKELKDLQKDPPTSCSAGPVVAEDMFHWQATIMGPPDSPYAGGVFLVTIHFPPDYPFKPPKVAFRTKVFHPNINSNGSICLDILKEQWSPALTISKVLLSICSLLTDPNPDDPLVPEIAHMYKTDRNKYESNARSWTQKYAMG